One Deinococcus aestuarii DNA segment encodes these proteins:
- a CDS encoding lyase family protein, which yields MWHDTYLRTVLQPDYAYAREHLLPHLFDALTAHALMLDTRGVPHAGRAAALLRAVRREPFPPYDPQVEDVFFMVDRRLAGEDPEAAGAVRTALSRNDLDMTVYRLSARERLLRATRRLLALRRTLLDLAGREVDTVMVAYTHHQPAQPTTLAHYLAGLENVLSRDTRRMFAALGHVNLSPMGAVALAGTSFPIDRGRTAELLAFDRPVENTYDAVSASDWQVDLATTVTVAATTLSRAVHDLLLWASRGLLTLEDGLVQGSSVMPQKRNPVALEHARTKFSKAIGMTQSVILSAHNVPFGDINDPGPDMQPSLHSMWQEFREGVELLTVALTNPRIGREAWRREAECGESVVTELADAIVRHQGCGFREAHGSVRALLKELHAEGRTLASLTRHDLEGLGVALPAGDLTAALDPAAFIARRTTFGGPAPAVMREALAAARARLEADTLDHGHARQRFADARTRLEGGTAW from the coding sequence ATGTGGCATGACACCTACCTCCGCACCGTCTTGCAGCCCGACTACGCCTACGCCCGCGAGCACCTGCTGCCCCACCTCTTCGACGCCCTCACGGCCCACGCCCTGATGCTGGACACCCGGGGCGTGCCCCACGCGGGCCGGGCCGCGGCCTTACTGCGGGCCGTGCGCCGCGAGCCCTTCCCGCCCTACGACCCGCAGGTCGAGGACGTGTTCTTCATGGTGGACCGCCGCCTGGCGGGCGAGGACCCGGAGGCGGCGGGCGCGGTGCGCACCGCGCTCTCCCGCAACGACCTCGACATGACGGTCTACCGTCTCAGCGCCCGCGAGCGCCTGTTGCGGGCCACCCGGCGCCTGCTGGCCCTGCGCCGCACCCTGCTCGACCTCGCCGGGCGCGAGGTGGACACGGTGATGGTCGCCTACACCCACCACCAGCCCGCCCAGCCCACCACCCTGGCGCATTACCTGGCCGGTTTGGAAAACGTCTTGTCGCGCGACACCCGGCGGATGTTCGCGGCGCTCGGGCACGTGAACCTCAGCCCGATGGGGGCGGTCGCCCTGGCCGGGACCAGCTTTCCCATCGACCGCGGGCGGACGGCGGAGCTGCTCGCCTTCGACCGCCCGGTCGAGAACACCTACGACGCCGTGAGCGCCAGCGACTGGCAGGTGGACCTGGCGACCACGGTCACGGTGGCGGCGACCACCCTCTCCCGCGCCGTGCACGACCTGCTGCTGTGGGCCTCGCGGGGCCTGCTCACGCTCGAAGACGGCCTGGTGCAGGGCAGCAGCGTCATGCCGCAAAAGCGCAACCCGGTCGCGCTGGAGCACGCCCGCACGAAGTTCAGCAAGGCGATCGGCATGACCCAGAGCGTCATTCTCAGCGCACACAACGTGCCCTTCGGGGACATCAACGACCCCGGGCCCGACATGCAGCCCTCCTTGCACAGCATGTGGCAGGAGTTCCGGGAGGGCGTGGAGCTGCTCACGGTCGCCCTGACCAACCCGCGGATTGGCCGCGAGGCCTGGCGCCGGGAGGCCGAGTGCGGCGAGTCGGTCGTCACCGAGCTGGCCGACGCCATCGTGCGCCACCAGGGCTGCGGCTTCCGGGAGGCGCACGGATCGGTCCGGGCACTGCTCAAGGAGCTCCACGCCGAAGGCCGCACGCTCGCCTCTCTCACCCGGCACGACCTGGAAGGCCTGGGCGTGGCCCTGCCCGCCGGTGACCTCACCGCCGCGCTCGACCCCGCCGCCTTTATCGCCCGCCGCACCACCTTCGGGGGGCCCGCGCCCGCCGTCATGCGTGAGGCGCTCGCCGCCGCCCGCGCGCGGCTGGAGGCAGACACCCTCGACCACGGGCACGCCCGGCAACGCTTCGCAGACGCCCGGACGCGTCTGGAGGGAGGAACAGCATGGTAA
- a CDS encoding ROK family transcriptional regulator, whose protein sequence is MGQPQTLRRLNRQQVLRALLDTQGLTRPQLAGQLGLSKVTVNAVVRELLEGGLVQLWAQPAGGSGRVPQGVRLSPAVGTALGLDLQPHGLQGHAVPLAGGHEQAYRRASAPGGVVEAAAALLREVHARAPFGPLGTVVLGVPAPVDARGRVGEPNALESFDASPVLAAARELRLELRFENDANLVALALAAHGSTLATVIERPSGLGVGLLLQGQLYRGPQGRAGELGQAPWPTAQGARCIERLPVAERTEAAAYALAGLSTALDLERLILIGDQAPTLAARLRELLPGVALSLPQDAAGMPLRGAALLARQWGRQRLLEDALHGKEARSHVA, encoded by the coding sequence ATGGGGCAACCACAGACCCTTCGACGGCTCAACCGGCAGCAGGTGTTGCGGGCGCTGCTCGACACCCAGGGACTGACGCGGCCGCAACTGGCCGGGCAACTCGGGCTCTCCAAGGTCACGGTCAACGCCGTCGTCCGGGAACTGCTCGAAGGCGGGTTGGTGCAGTTGTGGGCCCAGCCGGCCGGCGGCAGCGGGCGTGTTCCCCAGGGCGTCCGCCTCAGCCCGGCGGTGGGCACGGCGCTGGGCCTGGACCTGCAACCCCACGGCTTGCAGGGACACGCGGTGCCCCTGGCGGGCGGGCACGAGCAGGCCTACCGGCGGGCCAGCGCTCCAGGCGGCGTGGTGGAAGCCGCCGCCGCCCTGCTGCGCGAGGTGCACGCGCGGGCGCCCTTCGGGCCGCTGGGCACGGTCGTGCTGGGTGTCCCGGCGCCGGTAGACGCCCGGGGTCGCGTGGGCGAACCCAATGCGCTGGAGTCCTTTGACGCCTCGCCCGTGCTCGCCGCCGCCCGGGAGCTGAGGCTCGAGCTCCGCTTCGAGAACGACGCGAACCTGGTGGCGCTGGCCCTGGCCGCGCATGGCTCGACGCTGGCGACGGTGATCGAGCGGCCCAGCGGGCTGGGGGTCGGGCTGCTGTTGCAGGGCCAGCTCTACCGCGGACCGCAGGGCCGGGCCGGCGAGCTGGGTCAGGCCCCCTGGCCCACCGCGCAGGGCGCGAGGTGCATCGAGCGGCTGCCGGTGGCCGAGCGCACCGAGGCCGCCGCCTACGCCCTGGCGGGGCTGTCCACCGCCCTGGACCTGGAGCGCCTGATCCTGATCGGTGACCAGGCCCCGACCCTCGCCGCGCGGCTGCGGGAACTGCTCCCGGGCGTGGCGCTGTCCCTGCCGCAGGACGCGGCCGGTATGCCGCTGCGGGGCGCGGCGCTGCTGGCCCGGCAGTGGGGCCGACAGCGCCTGCTGGAAGACGCCCTGCACGGGAAGGAAGCCCGCTCCCATGTGGCATGA
- the ffh gene encoding signal recognition particle protein, protein MFEALGNKLQDILDRVGRESKLTGEQVKAAMREIRMALLEADVNFNVAKEFVGKVSEKAVGQEVTGSLTAGQTVVKLVHDELIETLGGQAAQPTLKTDGNVWFMVGLQGAGKTTSAGKLAAFYKGKGRRVLLVAADTQRPAARDQLEVLSKQVGVPVLKVQDGETPQETRRRLDEFLRTDYRDLVIVDTAGRLQIDEALMDQLAALQSELAPTETLLVVDAMTGQEALNVARTFDERVHLSGLIMTKMDGDARGGAALSARSVTGKPIYFAGTSEKLTGLEPFYPDRVAGRILGMGDVLGLIERAQQADLKAMEVKKPGDFDLEDLLTQLRQIRKMGPLGDLIKLIPGMSRALPEGFNVDEGQIQRIDAMISSMTAKERRNPKIIDGRRRKRIAAGSGHTVQDINRLLKMHEQMKDMMKMFQRLGGQGGKGLPGGMKPPKLPPMPPNRGR, encoded by the coding sequence ATGTTTGAGGCGCTCGGGAACAAGTTGCAGGACATCCTCGACCGCGTAGGACGGGAGAGCAAACTCACCGGCGAACAGGTCAAGGCCGCCATGCGCGAGATTCGCATGGCCCTGCTTGAGGCGGACGTGAACTTCAACGTCGCCAAAGAATTCGTCGGCAAGGTGAGCGAAAAGGCCGTCGGGCAGGAGGTCACCGGGTCTCTCACCGCCGGGCAGACGGTCGTGAAGCTCGTCCACGACGAACTGATCGAGACGCTCGGCGGGCAGGCGGCCCAGCCCACCCTCAAGACCGACGGCAACGTCTGGTTCATGGTGGGCCTTCAGGGCGCGGGCAAGACGACCAGCGCGGGCAAGCTCGCCGCCTTCTACAAGGGCAAGGGCCGCCGCGTCCTCCTCGTCGCCGCCGACACCCAGCGCCCCGCCGCCCGCGACCAGCTCGAGGTGCTCTCCAAGCAGGTCGGCGTGCCGGTCCTCAAGGTGCAAGACGGCGAGACGCCGCAGGAGACGCGGCGCCGCCTCGACGAGTTCCTGCGAACCGACTACCGCGACCTCGTGATCGTGGACACGGCGGGCCGCCTCCAGATCGACGAGGCGCTGATGGACCAGCTCGCCGCCCTCCAGTCCGAGTTGGCGCCCACCGAGACGCTGCTCGTGGTGGACGCGATGACCGGGCAGGAGGCGCTGAACGTGGCCCGCACCTTCGACGAGCGGGTGCACCTCTCGGGCCTGATCATGACGAAGATGGACGGCGACGCGCGCGGCGGGGCGGCCCTGTCTGCCCGCAGCGTGACGGGCAAGCCGATCTACTTCGCGGGCACGAGCGAGAAGCTGACGGGGCTGGAGCCTTTCTACCCCGACCGGGTGGCGGGGCGCATCCTGGGCATGGGCGACGTGCTGGGGCTGATCGAGCGCGCCCAGCAGGCCGACCTCAAGGCGATGGAGGTCAAGAAGCCGGGCGACTTCGACCTCGAAGACCTCCTCACGCAGCTTCGCCAGATTCGCAAGATGGGGCCGCTGGGCGACCTGATCAAGCTGATCCCCGGCATGAGCCGCGCGCTGCCCGAAGGCTTCAACGTGGACGAGGGGCAGATTCAGCGCATCGACGCGATGATCTCCTCGATGACGGCCAAGGAGCGCCGCAACCCCAAGATCATCGACGGGCGCCGCCGCAAGCGCATCGCGGCGGGGAGCGGCCACACGGTGCAGGACATCAACCGCCTCCTGAAGATGCACGAGCAGATGAAGGACATGATGAAGATGTTCCAGCGCCTCGGCGGGCAGGGCGGCAAGGGCCTGCCCGGGGGCATGAAGCCGCCCAAGCTGCCCCCCATGCCGCCGAACCGGGGACGCTGA
- a CDS encoding histidine phosphatase family protein, which translates to MDLLLIRHAQSLNNHLTGALDYAARRQADPPLTELGQRQASRLASWATTDPFSQRITHLYTSLMTRAVQTAAPLAQALGLNVHGLVEAYECGGLSSGPDGGFTPVTGRDHGSLLTDCPVLLWPEEIHGQAWGGGCEPWDHAGFAKRAASVGRHLRKAADEADVVALITHHDFAQHLIAELLGLPALPGKALTFRLNNTATAYLELNADSGARVVHWINRTCHLTPDHLTL; encoded by the coding sequence ATGGATTTGCTCCTGATCCGCCACGCCCAATCCTTGAATAATCACCTGACGGGAGCCCTGGATTATGCGGCAAGGCGGCAGGCAGACCCACCACTGACGGAGCTGGGGCAACGGCAGGCTTCACGGCTGGCGAGTTGGGCCACCACCGACCCCTTCTCCCAACGCATCACGCATCTTTACACGAGCCTCATGACCCGTGCCGTGCAGACGGCTGCGCCGCTCGCCCAGGCGCTCGGATTAAACGTTCACGGCCTCGTCGAGGCCTACGAGTGCGGTGGGCTGAGCAGCGGCCCGGACGGAGGCTTCACACCCGTTACGGGCCGCGATCACGGCTCGCTCCTGACGGACTGCCCGGTCCTCCTGTGGCCGGAGGAGATTCACGGTCAGGCCTGGGGGGGTGGATGCGAACCCTGGGACCATGCGGGCTTCGCCAAAAGGGCGGCGAGCGTGGGTCGTCACCTGCGTAAGGCTGCCGATGAAGCCGATGTAGTCGCCCTGATCACCCATCACGATTTCGCGCAGCACCTGATCGCGGAGCTGCTGGGCCTCCCTGCGCTGCCTGGCAAGGCGCTGACGTTCCGGCTGAACAACACCGCGACGGCATATCTCGAACTGAACGCTGATTCAGGCGCCCGAGTGGTGCACTGGATCAACCGCACCTGTCACCTGACGCCGGATCATCTGACGCTTTGA
- a CDS encoding thiolase family protein: MNKAVIVSASRTPTGKFLGALADVTAVELGTTTLRETLRRSGIPAELVEEVILGQVVQAGSGQNPARQAGLRAGLSNEVGALTVNKVCGSGLKAVILAAQAIRAGDQTVVLAGGMESMSNAPHLLPQARKGYRLGHAQVLDANTHDGLWCSINDEGMGLTGERVAEKYEIGREAQDAYATQSHQRAVAATEGGRFRDEIAPVTVKGRKGDVIVDTDEGPRADTSPETLGRLKPAFKKDGTVTAGNAPGLNDGASSLLLMSEEAAQAHGLTPMAEITSYATGGLAPEWVMMTPVPATKKLLEKSGMGVDDVDLWELNEAFSVQSLAVQRELGLDPERVNVNGGAVALGHPIGASGARILVTLLHALRQQDKETGVATLCMGGGNGLALSVKRLS, from the coding sequence ATGAACAAAGCCGTGATCGTCTCGGCGTCGCGCACGCCGACGGGGAAGTTTCTGGGGGCTCTGGCCGACGTGACCGCCGTCGAACTCGGCACGACCACCCTGCGGGAGACCCTGCGCCGCTCGGGGATTCCCGCCGAACTCGTCGAGGAAGTCATCCTGGGGCAGGTCGTGCAGGCGGGGAGCGGGCAGAACCCGGCGCGGCAGGCGGGGCTGAGGGCGGGCCTGTCCAACGAGGTCGGCGCCCTGACGGTGAACAAGGTGTGCGGCTCGGGGCTGAAGGCCGTCATCCTGGCGGCGCAGGCGATCCGGGCAGGGGACCAGACCGTCGTGCTGGCGGGCGGCATGGAGAGCATGAGCAACGCCCCACACCTCCTCCCGCAGGCGAGGAAGGGCTACCGGCTGGGGCACGCGCAGGTCCTCGACGCCAACACGCACGACGGCCTGTGGTGCTCCATCAACGACGAGGGCATGGGGCTGACCGGCGAGCGGGTGGCCGAAAAATACGAGATCGGGCGGGAGGCGCAAGACGCCTACGCGACCCAGAGCCACCAGCGGGCCGTCGCCGCGACCGAGGGCGGACGCTTCCGGGACGAGATCGCGCCCGTGACGGTCAAGGGCCGCAAGGGTGACGTGATCGTGGACACCGACGAGGGGCCGCGTGCCGACACCAGCCCAGAGACCTTGGGCAGGCTCAAGCCCGCCTTCAAGAAAGACGGCACGGTCACGGCAGGCAACGCACCGGGCCTGAACGACGGCGCCTCCAGCCTGCTCCTGATGTCCGAGGAAGCGGCGCAGGCGCACGGGCTCACGCCGATGGCCGAGATCACCTCCTACGCGACGGGCGGCCTCGCCCCCGAGTGGGTGATGATGACGCCCGTTCCCGCCACGAAGAAGCTGCTGGAAAAGAGCGGCATGGGCGTGGACGACGTGGACCTCTGGGAGCTGAACGAGGCCTTCAGCGTCCAGAGCCTCGCCGTGCAGCGTGAGCTGGGGCTGGACCCCGAGCGGGTGAACGTGAACGGCGGCGCAGTGGCGCTGGGGCATCCCATCGGCGCGAGCGGCGCGCGCATCCTCGTCACCCTGCTCCACGCCCTCCGACAGCAGGACAAGGAGACGGGCGTGGCGACCCTGTGCATGGGCGGCGGCAACGGGTTGGCCCTCAGCGTCAAGCGGCTAAGCTGA
- a CDS encoding YciI family protein, translating to MTQTPTLWVIQSRYLKSGDDLAAVTPRHREWLDQHYRSGLFLVSGRKVDGTGGVLLAQAESQARLEEVFRDDPFVLEGCSEYTYTPFTPVKRGRALTLEGVPLVE from the coding sequence ATGACGCAGACGCCGACCCTGTGGGTCATCCAGAGCCGTTACCTCAAGAGCGGGGACGACCTCGCCGCCGTCACGCCCCGGCACCGGGAGTGGCTGGACCAGCACTACCGCTCGGGTCTCTTCCTCGTGTCGGGCCGCAAGGTGGACGGCACGGGCGGCGTGCTGCTCGCTCAGGCTGAGAGCCAGGCGCGGTTGGAGGAGGTCTTCCGGGACGACCCCTTCGTGCTCGAGGGCTGCTCGGAGTACACCTACACGCCTTTCACGCCCGTCAAGCGAGGCCGCGCGCTGACGCTTGAGGGCGTGCCGCTGGTGGAGTGA
- a CDS encoding WapI family immunity protein — translation MKAKGTPDLRLKGFRLWVHGREFPDAQDYWTGNWLVISAELHSGHGRAWVERSACLMTADLAHFLNRVDQEDKDGGPSRWELTLENPLEPEVACAFARTDAGLRAILTLTANPTHELHRACLNVSETEWQDFKAQLHVLVERYPVRAIPEEMQGEQL, via the coding sequence GTGAAGGCGAAAGGAACGCCGGACCTACGTTTGAAGGGGTTCCGGCTGTGGGTTCATGGCCGTGAGTTCCCAGACGCACAGGATTACTGGACGGGTAATTGGTTGGTCATTTCTGCTGAATTGCACTCTGGGCATGGTCGGGCATGGGTGGAGCGTTCGGCCTGCTTAATGACTGCCGACCTTGCCCACTTTCTCAATAGAGTTGACCAAGAGGATAAGGACGGCGGCCCGTCACGCTGGGAATTGACTCTGGAAAACCCTTTGGAGCCAGAAGTGGCCTGTGCATTCGCCAGGACAGACGCGGGCTTACGAGCTATTCTCACATTGACTGCCAACCCTACACATGAGCTGCATCGCGCTTGTTTGAACGTGTCGGAAACCGAGTGGCAGGATTTCAAGGCTCAACTACATGTTCTAGTTGAGCGTTATCCGGTCAGAGCCATTCCTGAAGAAATGCAAGGAGAACAACTGTGA